A single region of the Penaeus chinensis breed Huanghai No. 1 chromosome 41, ASM1920278v2, whole genome shotgun sequence genome encodes:
- the LOC125047703 gene encoding uncharacterized protein LOC125047703, with amino-acid sequence MVALLYTILICTVAVVLSTPASNEKWKLMGKLLTDAEPETPALDDLLKQALPTPLGDPMCANIHHTWKAMPFEMKEKVSDLGTSYPKQGFSRPCYWSWNTQPGGCPPFGTYKPRKSICYRTRHYAVFGKRRYCCAPTLGKPPILEIRLGQIRCRC; translated from the exons ATGGTGGCGTTGCTGTATACAATACTGATATGCACAGTGGCTGTTGTGCTGAGTACCCCGGCCAGCAACGAGAAATGGAAGTTAATGGGGAAGCTGCTGACTGAC GCTGAACCTGAAACGCCAGCACTCGATGACTTGTTGAAGCAGGCGTTGCCAACCCCCCTTGGAGACCCCATGTGTGCAAACATACACCACACCTGGAAAGCGATGCCATTCGAGATGAAAGAAAAGGTCAGCGACCTCGGAACCTCTTATCCGAAGCAGGGATTTTCCAGGCCTTGTTATTGGTCTTG GAACACACAGCCTGGTGGATGCCCTCCATTTGGCACTTACAAACCACGGAAAAGTATTTGTTACCGCACAAGGCACTATGCTGTCTTCGGAAAGAGGCGCTACTGTTGCGCCCCAACACTCGGCAAGCCTCCAATACTGGAAATACGGTTAGGACAGATAAGGTGTAGGTGTTAA
- the LOC125047648 gene encoding uncharacterized protein LOC125047648, with product MWQAVLLCAYLTAVSTLHLDSSPMHDFNMQAYLSAREWTPVGIQVVDFDVDPHTVADQPAEDEMDEQVHGVTTLDKCSVTMDKVAALPTYLREPIVSLAVKSMEDLEVGDEDPTSDDHLFLEEFDLNEGNLEDDGDKEMMLSDEELKKLEDSWTAEDKEKIKRKLYTYLAEDGLTEEEMKKVALESHDLAKSFLAYRFWWKNSGVSRRPRCLEGVNVCASKWRKLLFQGRTYCCQNLKGFPRIFQRGNVRVCNC from the exons ATGTGGCAAGCGGTATTGCTTTGTGCATACTTGACGGCTGTTTCAACGCTTCACTTAGATTCAAGTCCCATGCATGACTTCAACATGCAAGCCTACTTGTCTGCCAGAGAATGGACACCTGTCGGTATCCAGGTTGTAGAT TTTGACGTGGATCCACATACTGTAGCAGACCAGCCTGCTGAGGACGAAATGGACGAGCAAGTTCATGGTGTGACTACTCTGGACAAGTGTTCTGTCACCATGGACAAGGTAGCTGCCCTTCCTACATATCTCAGGGAACCCATTGTTTCCTTAGCAGTCAAAAGCATGGAAGACCTCGAAGTTGGAGACGAGGATCCAACCTCTGATGACCACTTGTTCCTAGAAGAATTTGACCTGAATGAAGGTAATttggaggatgatggtgataaagagatGATGTTGAGTGACGAGGAGCTTAAGAAACTGGAGGACAGCTGGACTGCCGAAGACaaggaaaagattaaaagaaaactcTACACTTACCTCGCAGAAGATGGACTGActgaagaggagatgaagaaagtagCTCTAGAGAGCCATGACCTTGCAAAATCCTTCTTGGCATACAGATTTTGGTGGAAGAACAGTGGTGTCAGTCGGCGACCCCGTTGCCTCGAAGGAGT AAATGTGTGCGCATCGAAGTGGAGAAAACTGTTGTTCCAAGGACGTACGTATTGCTGCCAAAACCTAAAGGGTTTTCCCAGAATTTTCCAACGGGGAAACGTGAGAGTGTGCAACTGCTAA